atacatttttaccagtgaggttgtaaggagcagtaaagccacttcactgaagtgcagcattataaagtagattcagtaaagtttctccaacacAGAGACTCGAaaatggagcagcattagcattacctgctaatcacgctaagcgctagctcttttgctgttcagagatgagtattatgggcctgtgtagcctgctgctaaccccaaaaagcactgctaaagcagtattagcattagctgctaaccatgctgcctctttctccattcagtggtgagtattatcagcctgtagcccactgctaaccccagctagcaccgCTGACCACGCTACCTCTTtcgccaatcagaggtgagtatatcagcctgtagcctgcgtgtttactgtgttaaaacaagctgcatggaaggaaccgctagctaatatcaccctggcttaccagaacacccagggttccccagtgtagtgctgtcgggtgacattagccactaaccgtggctagccttagtggaaatctgcataTCAAAACTtgctttaaattaatttaagtgctttactcatccaaataagcagtttttaggagataaatctgtgtaaattaatatccagccctcgtttgacttaaaaatgttatgtttttttttaagaattacaggtttgtttacttggcttagctccagggcaagacctgctgaattagaagggaaacattgcAGGACCTCtgctccttactagtgtcacataatgcgacTTATAAtgtggtgcgccttatgtatgaaaatacaccagaaagtAGTTGTTATAAAAtgcgccttacagtgtgaaaaatacaacttttgcatattatgcataaaattagcaaaaaaaaaaaaaaaaaaatcttatgaaaACCAAATTGGTCCAAATTGAAAAGTTGTTGGATTTTCCCAAGGAACCAAGCTAAAAAGAATTCTGAGTATAGTTCTTATGGTTCTAAAACTTTggagcaaaatatatatatataaaaaaaatgaaattcttgtttatttattttgtctatttAGAGATCATATGCTCTGAACAGCAAACAGAAAAGCACTGAAACAATGTCCTGGCAATGAATCATTCCAAAACAACCATTTAGTGACAATGTCAAAGTCAATTTTTTCcctatcataaaaaaaaacctgcaatATTTTTCCCCTCATGTTCTATCAAGCACATATTCACACAATAAAAAGACAAAGATGtacacaaaatataatttattcaACATGAGgctgaataaaataatgaattccATCACATCACTCCATCTGTTACATCTCAACCTGTTTACAAAAGGTCAGAATCCACTTAAGCAGTGTTTATTTCTACATCAGTCAAGTGCTTTTTCTAACGCTTATAACGAGGCTCATCACAGATGCCTGCACTTATAAGAGGTGAACtcttaaataaataagcaaacagTGCGTACGTCACTCTCTGTCATTAAATAAGAGCATCTTCACTGCTGTTTAGTGAGTTAACCTGAACAGGGCTTTAAACTACTGGGCTGCAGTTCTATAAATTATAGATCTGCTGTGATATTTTTCTATAACAGAGGTTTAATGATATGAATTAAAATCtaacagctgtttttttattttgttatttttatttctaatttttccagttttctccccaattttgcacagccaatgacccaaccaactcattaggactccccctgtcattagtgatgccccaacacaccaggagggtgtagagcacatgcctcctccgatacatgtgcgCTTCTATTTTTTGAGCTGCTTCTGATgaagcattaccgagtagcatcacagcgcgcttggaggaataAAATCTAACAGCTGTTTAAACGATAAACAATATCCTGACCGTTTTTCTTACACAGGTATTGATAAATGAGCTTATCACAGATCTGCAGCAGAAAGCCACTCtttctgaatattattattattaataagcaGCGAATATGAGCAGTCCAGACTGTCCTGGCAGGAGCTCTGTCCTCTCGCTACGCAGGGCGGTTTGTCTGGATTGGGCTTCACGCTGGTCCTGGATTGacttcctcctcctcgtccttcctCGGGGGTCTCTGGGGACGGCGGGGTTCCTCCTCGCCCGTGTCCTGCTTGTCTTTCTCTGCTTCGATCCAGCTCTGTGGGGCAATCATCTTTTTGGGCCCGTGGGGAGGCGGGCCCAGCAGAGCCTCGATGTCCTCATAGTTCACCACCTCCCGCTCTAGCAGAGCGTTGGCCAACTATCAGCAGAAACAGAACAAACAGATTAACTTAGAGGACAAATACAGACTACATTTTCTGTTACAACGCATACGTGATCAGgatgcatcatcagatattaagaaaacatgttaAATTCAAGAATGATCATCTCTTTGTCAGCAGAGTTTCAGCCAGTATGTGGATTTTAGCTTCcacccagtcccatttccacactccagTTTGTCAGATATAGAACACAATAGCagccatggaagctagcaagcagacTGTTTTAGCAGAAGCCGCATTTTAGGCATTATTAGGTTCTACACAACCTAAAAAGATTTAGAATCCATCTAAAACCCTCTATGACCAAAGATGGAGTAAAATGAGAGTAAATATAGGCAGTGGGTGAGATCAACAGtagtgctgcaactaatgatttttttggtagtcctgttgttacgatagcaaagacacactgatacgccctAAACCAATGGTGCACATTTTACAACTCGTCTAAGAACTGTTAAAGTAGGGCCATTAAAGTATGAAGCTCTATAAACCATAAATGtttcagtttatatttataacaGGTCTGTACCAAACAGACTGGACTTACCACGGCCAGTTTATCTCTGTTGTCGAGCAGCAGCTTCTCAGTTTTTCTGTAAGCATGAGCGATTAGCATCTTAGCCTCCtataaaaaatagagaaagagaacaatTACACTTCCCTCCACATTCATCTGTCTACACACTAACAGAGCAGGTCCTGATACAGTTCACCCTGAGCTGAGTACAATCTTCACTCACATGGTCCATCTTCTGCTGGAGGCCCTGGCTGAAAGGCCTGCGTCCGAGAGGACCCTGCACCTCTGACTCAGGGAAGGACACGTGACCCACGCTGGGCACCATGCCATACTGCTTCACCATCGCATACGCCACCCGCGTCACCTTCCGCAGATCATCCTGAGCACCTGAACCAGCACAGTAATACAGGGTTACAGATTAGATATATCATAAATAGAAGACTTataatagttactgaataataaagCTTAGGATTtagttagagctgggcgattaatcgattttatcggcAGAGCTTGTGCCCAGAGTTGGTTCAGTTGAGTGAAAAAGTGTAGCAATACAGTGTATTAAACTTGCTGAATCAGTGGTCAACAAGCTCTTGTATCGAATAAATAAAATCGTGTTgtttttaagcaatagaacacgagaggtcgtgtgttatcacaaataattcgtgataacacacgacctcgagtgctCTATCGCTTTTATAcaaaagtttctttttttacaaaaaaataataaaaaataaatcaaagaactttaagaaattcagaacgAATACGCTtgaatatggactgagccttccgccaaaaagtagttccacaacaactgtaacagaactgaaacttaaccacaaaacggtgtatggttcatacagacagaaatcaaaattgggaataagtgaagatggtaacgttaggagcgtgaaataacgctaatactctcctctcctgctccgtggagtcgtctttaGGTGAACTCTgagcatttttgctttttttgctgtGTGGTGTTGCTTTGAGCTAAGTTTACGCTAACCtaactgtggttaggttagcttagcttagcttagcctagcctggctggttagcgttctggttgtcagacggcattagcgagcgattttctttcccttttttccacaaaagacgagccagcgctgcgggcgagcgtgccgtggctaagcgctagcctgtgctaagctagcgctgccgttgatgattctaagctgtcctcTGTATGTACACCATTACTCTGCAACGCgttggcggagtgatacaggtttagtgtgagaaggccctgatgttatcgcaaaaatcatcacggctagaacacttctcaaccaatcagattgtgaggtcggaaataactgttgtataatactcAATATCTCATGAGTCCTGAATCTTACCTGTAGTGACTTTGTTAAAGGTGATGGCTTCTGAGGCTCTTCCACCCAGAGCCATGCACATCCTCTCAAACAGCTGCTCTTTAGTGAACAGGTACTGGTCTTTAGGCAGAATCTGAGCAAAACCCAGAGCCGCATTGGTCCTGGGAGCTATAGATACCTGACCGGGACAACAAACGACAGAACAACAGGTGTAGATCATAATCCAAAATGTACTGTCATGTGCATCTGCAGAGATTACAATAAAAAGCTCCTTATCTGGACTACTCAGTAAAACACttatattagaataaataaaaattacattcatAGGAAAAAGTAGTGGTTTACATCACTGTGCTCAATTACACATCTCCAAATCTCTCCTCATAGAGTCTACTACTATTTCTCATCATATCAGCAGCTAGTTTGGTAAACCAAAGCTTAAAtaagaaatccagtgtaaaatgtatttgagttgtagtgaaacatgataacgagtacaagcTTTTGTTAAATAGCCAACCTTAATTCTCCCCCAGCATAtcgaaatacagagcttttagccgatgctcccaacaagcttacaatagtgataggggcatagagatacccatacaaagaaatcactattttaacaccattaacaaactcaaagtagcttcacttttactggtagaattctgagagctctGATGTTTACAAAAAGGCACAGATAACTTTAAAAgagcacaggtagtttattaaaaaaactgtttatatacAAACAATGCCTTCAGCTAATTCTCTGGGTGCCTCCATCTTAAAATTAAGTTATAATAATTTGGCTGAGAAGCATGAACAAGTACAATAGAAGaacagattaaaaaataataattctgggGAAAtttatgaatattatagagatatttctttagcaacagctggaattcatgcattttcactGAATTAATTTGGCAATCTGTCAACTCAGTTGCTGTAATTGCAGTGTAAGGTGACTCTATGAAATGTTGATATATGGGGAATGAACACATTTGAACTTTTGATTACCTTCATTACAGCTTCAGTGTGTTCCAGCAGCCAGCCGACGAGGGCGTGGCCTGACTCATGAAAGGCCACCACTCTCTGCTCCTCTTTAGACAGGATCTTACTCTTCTTTACACTTCCTGCATTTTacaccaaacaacacacacagtcaGGACTACTGTTACACAATTTCTCtctcactaccacacacacacacacacacacacacacacacacggttagcTGTAGCTACCTGCTATAACTCTCTCTACTGCATACTCGAAGTTGAAGGTGTCGATGGATTTGTGTCCCTCTCTGGCTGCGTGAAGAGCAGCTTCATTACAAATGTTTGCGATATCGGCACCTGggataaaaacaaatatacaattcTTATAACTCACTGCAACAATTAAATGAGCAGTTTTTCTGTATTCTGCATTACATTCAGTAATTCACAAACTATTATGCGTAGTAGTATGATTTGCGAATCTTTGCATTGTggcaatttaatatatttaaaacatatttctttatttatttatttgttttcagtgtgtgtatgttgtgtgggGAACGTTAGGTCAGGTGGGCTGCAACACCTGTTTCTAAAAAGCCTCTATGTTGGTGCATGGTATAAAATATTCGCCTTGCAAATAAAGACATAAATCAAGAAGCTTGATGAAcatttaaagcacaaaaaaataaacacctCACAATTTTCTCTAAATTTAAATTTTTAGAGAAATCAGGTTTTCTTAGTTTACCTACATTCAGGTTAGAGCTTAGATTGCcggcccgaacccgacctgacccgaggaccgatcCGAAATCGGTCCAAAaccaaataacaaaaactgaaagtgaaaaaactaatttatttataagcgctgttttcactcccacaGTTCTACAGCAGGGGGTGTTGTGGCAATTCTGTTCGCAGAGCGGGAGtaagattcagcagggagtcggattcggcacaacagcggcagcgtgGCAGCACCTCGCGGTACGCGGTGTTAgttagccgcaaaatacgacagaaaacactgaaaaactgcagaattatgtatgagactagaatatgagcacgaggagttaaaagagaaacaagagaaacAGTATGTGAgaaactttacctgtgagtagctcatacaccagaacacgcaaatctctctctctctgtgtctctctctgtctctctctctctctctctcttgcacgtgaactcctccgcgtttgacttgcagcactgtgtgtagctgttcttaaaaatcattttaattaaataatagttctatgcttctatgtttcagtgttaagtaacataattctgatcatatttcgctcattcaatcagcccgaaaacagacagtttatggggcgggttgggtcgggctcgggcagaacgtgcacaggcttggGCTTGGGCtgggtcagattttttgggcccgatctaacctctaattcAGTTAGGCCCAGAAATGTTTGGACAGTggcacaatcttcatgatttggacTCTACATTTCAACACACTGGATTAGGAATGTTATTACAGCCATTTTTCTACAGCCTCCTTACTTCAGGGGTTTAAAAGACATTGGACAAATTAACTACatcataaataaaagtaaaaaaaaaaaactgtaattcttaaaaaaatgtgggtgagtaaaatgcttctgtatatttacaataagcttagattttcagtattttaggATGGTTAGCAGCtgcgctagccgcagttagcagtgaTTTGCGCTAGTACGTTAAATGCTGCTTGACAGTGCCAAGTGACGAAGGAGTCTTGACGGTTCCggaaagccagggcgatattatctAGCTGTTTGTCACACATAACTTGTAGTTACACAGTAAACGTGCagcctacagtccaatatactcacctctgaactgtaaaagaactagcgctgcggttagttgctaatgctaatactgctccagtccagtccagttaatgaaactcctgtttaacgctAAACttcggagtagctttactgctccttaatacctgactggtagaatttatacataaggcattttttgctaaaataaaaggtttttaagtgtgccttatagtaggaaaaatacggtaattgatATATTTATCattagtgaatgtgtgtgagagcaggAAATGTACCACTAAAGCCAGGTGTGAGCTCAGCCAGCCGTAAGGAGTAGACGTCAGCAGGCTGAGAAAGCTTCAGTATCTTCAGATGCTGCTCAAAGATCTCCTTCCTCTCCTGAAACACAACCATTCATCATATTATTCACATTAATAACAACCATATTATTCACTTTCACCATCCAgaatagggttgggcggtatgacggtatttcggtataccacggtatttaaatatggtgatggtattgtaaaatagtgacggtatattaaccacgtgacgtgccaaacctgaactttgaaaaacggacgtttaagacattctgcgcatccacaatgaaagagcagtaggaggggtaagcagttggagctccctgattggttatggggtgtggattctcactgaggagatcatacagcaaaaactcaataaattcTATTGAGATAGAGTTTAACTAATAGACTAATTTTCATCcaaattatcgccacaaatagccacatttgtgctggagtggcaataaaaccccaacaaccaaccaacctccgaaatgatcagatttatcagtttatcctgcagcatggggtgttcagtatgagctactcacaggtaaagtttcagctgcttctcaaatattcctcatctcctgtttctctacaaaacaggTTTTTTTATGTCCCTCacctcatattctaatcccatacagaattctgctgtttcctcagggttttctgtcattatttcgcagctagctccagcgctgtaaatataagtaattccGCGGACCGTGAGGCGCTGCGCGCTGCACCGCGGTGCCGACATCTGAACCCCGGCTCCCCTTCatgagcagaaacggcacaacaccacccgctgttaatctgctgtagtggatacagcgcttataaataaattaacaaacacgaaaatgagggtattcaatctgtaatttcagttagttttatttttttcttttaattaccgtttttattcgtttcagttaaggagaactttcactttcagttttcgttatttcgttcgttttcgttaacagtaatactttGTTATATGGTGATTAGCATGCCattgctttatataaaataaaaatagtattaaaaaacagatgactatttcctggagcctggactgacccgagattttccattactttcctcgggccgggtctcgtccgggctgagaaataaaaatcaaagtatcctgctatttaaaagaatggaaaattaataacaataataatatagttctgcatactagagtttagattgtctgcctgaacccgaagCCTGAACGTGAGACTGAACGCGAGCTCATCCAcccgtttaaagctccgcagcatttaataaaaacagattaatagatataaaataggaaaataaccaactaaacttagctcaaaacagtaaaacaaatataatctaacgaattctaaaataacaaaaaaaaaatagtttacacacaggtacaaaaataaaataatatacataaaaaaaaaatcatccgcgcgtttaaagctctgaagcatttaataaaaacagaaaaatagatatgaaataggaaagTAACTAActaaagctcaaaatgctaaaggaaatataatctaacgaattctaaaatatcaaaactcACAGGTACCCCCCCTGCCAGTAATACCGTATACCACCATATAATCTGACGACGGTATGacggtatgaaaaacttcaataccgcccaaccctaatcCAGAACATTCCACCtttccactacacacacacacacacacacacacacacacacacacaacagtacCTGGAGAGTGGGGAGGTCAATAAATATGTGTCTGTCTAGTCTGCCAGGTCTCATCAGTGCATTGTCCAGAATGTCTGCTCGGTTGGTCGACGCCAAGACAATCACATGATCAGTGGTTCCCATACCTAAACAAATATTTCAATACAATACATAACAGTTAGATTATCACAGATAAAATAACACGGTTTGTTGCAGATAAAATGTTaaagattaaattttttttttttaataattattaagatgtaatgggtgatatggctctgaaataatatcacaataattcaagattatttttatgatgaaataaaaaataaacaaatatttgcCTTCATTTTACGAATATATTCCggcaaaaaaatatttgtattcagtataaatatagcaatttaaaacattaattacaaACTAAAAAGTGTGTCTATTTTGTAAATGACAGTATCTCAAAGTTgactttgtataaaataatactaaCTATAATAATACTAAACCTCAAAAAGTACAATATTTAGAACATGCACATAACCtgcaaacaattatacaaaaaaaagaatcccttaaagcttcacagtaaatatcaAAACTTCTAAAAATAGAATTGCATTAATGAGATTAGTGCTATTATCATGAAATGGACTTTATTATTATAGAAATTATAACATTATTACTGTACAGTtgtatatggcacacccctactctggggtgttatttgtttatttcagtaAACATCATAATCAATTCCATGGTCCAGATTCTGCTTCTCACCGTCCATCTCCACCAGCAGCTGGTTGAGGGTCTGCTCCTCCTCTGTGTTGGTGAATCCAGACATGTTGTTGGATCGTTTTTTACCCACAGCGTCAATCTCATCGATGTAGACGATGCAGGGAGCCCGAGACCGAGCTTCCTTAAACAGACTCCTCACCCTCGCCGCCCCAAGACCTGCGTTATTAACACAAACCCACACTTACTGTACAGCTCAGGTCTTTACATAATACACTCCGTacatatattttatcatttattttacaatatttactcATTAACAAACACTGACTCTCCTCCTTATTTAACACTGGAGACAAGCTGAACATAAATGTCATTATTCAACTAAACTTGGAATTAACTAAATGATATACAAATAATGATTTCTAATTTTtgcataactaaaataaaaataacaataataataataaatacagctgCAAGCGGCAATTGTCGGTGTCCAAGCACTTCTTGGTAGTCTTGCACAGTTTAGATAAATGTTGATGTACTTTCAAACACACGTTTCACATTGTCACAGATTCCAGAACTTGGGACTGAACCCATAATTTTGCAGTCCAAATGCACGTGTTTTAGGTCACTCAGCACACATGGCACCATAACGCTTTTTCAGGCAATTTATTGTTAGAGAGTACAAAGGAACCCAGCCTCTGCGGTCTCTGGGCCCCTAATAAGATACTATCCTtactaataattacattatttataacAAGTTACAGAGTCAAGCAATGGGTTAAGACCTCACCTCCAATCACCTCCACAAACTCTGATCCGGCCATGGCGAGGAAGGGCACCTGGGCCTCAGTAGCCACTGCTTTAGCCAGCAGAGTTTTCCCACAGCCCGGCGGCCCCAGCAGCAGAGAACCTTTAGGAACCTTCGCTCCCAGCTGGAGGTACCGCTCTGGATTctgcgcacacacaaacacacacacacaaacacacagtcaggTGCTCAGTTTAATCCAACAATGACTAATGAACGTAGATTTACTGCCAAAACAAAGTCTTATAGCTACAGAATCTCAACATTTTACAGGATGAGGAATAATGTGTCTTGAAGGGGACATATTATAGCACTTTTCACACAGGTTAAAATAGGACTATGGGCTATAGTACAAAACATGTTCGTAAAGTTGTTTACACAAAaccactctcacataaagagatctcacacAATAAGGCGTTTACCACACATTATTGTTAGCTTGcactaaatggcaaaacatgaacaagctaaaTCTTACTTAACTGTGTCTCCTTTAACTTCCAATGGAAGTTTGTTTATCACACATTTCATACTGATCAGTGCAAATAAACACTGCAAGATTTACATTATGACAAAAAGtgacaaataaattaataaatacatatgcataggggtgtgacgagacactaatatcacgagacgagacgagacacgatactgggttcacgagaacccAGAAAatttaagaaaacgtcaaaaatgaaaaatggcgttttatttgacaaaatcatgtaacgcaaatttaacagactggtttctctcacacattttaTAAGGAATAGaattaagaataagaataaaaaatataaataaatcttatatagtgcaaacaataagtgcaaaccacaaccagtcttATTAAGccttctcctaaatctcttgtaatttaactatgcataaccataaccagtcagaTTAATCTCCTAAAAtatcgtttattgtttccactggagccaaaacgCAGCcaaacatacaacttaaaaaggggaTATGCAGCCTATGCaatgcataggggcgctgcactaaagggggcgccaaatgaaagccccaaataaattttctctcaggaaaaacagccaatcagcttactggttttgcggagcgcggtgggctagtaatgacagaaagtatctcctccaccccctccccacCGGGGGTGCTTATACTACatttgcatacaccacaaacagaacgtagttgcactcctgctgtgttgccagttcccgcttaaaaagtccacactaaactattttttttccacGCGAGAAAGGTTAAAGCTTgatgagaaatatcgtcacgtttcaATCTtgcacgagatctcgtcacacccctacataTGCATAATGCCTAGAGTATATAGGCGTGCAATTATAAATGAATCCCTAACTCCACACCAGCAAGGCAGAGCTACAAGACAGGGGTTTCTTATAAAGCTGACATAACTGATAATGGGCTTCACTAATGAAAATGTCTAGTTACCTTCAAGTAGTCCACAAACTCCTTCACCTCCATCTTAGCTTCATGCATCCCGGCTACATCTTTAAAACTCACA
Above is a genomic segment from Astyanax mexicanus isolate ESR-SI-001 chromosome 23, AstMex3_surface, whole genome shotgun sequence containing:
- the spg7 gene encoding paraplegin; protein product: MALLLLRCGSRSSKYSNVNSIRSGWALSSRSSCSHLRTGKALLDTPIRVSPTCSRCGSAGLFIQQSRRGLKSGVLQQLLNRPLSAEFQGLSRAVCRNSLGTNPLGLWKILGGINYFSTSSRKQDKKDGSKGKTPEEDEEEKRRREQEEQIYRERVRTLVFIAIIMSLLNSINTSGGNISWSDFVNEMLAKGEVSWVQVVPESEMVEIHLHPGAVIFGRPKLALMYRIQVANIDKFEEKLRAAEDQLNIDAKDRIPVSYKRTGFFGNALYSLGMAAIGVAILWYIFRLAGLGVREGGFGAFNQWKRAKFTIVDGKSGKGVSFKDVAGMHEAKMEVKEFVDYLKNPERYLQLGAKVPKGSLLLGPPGCGKTLLAKAVATEAQVPFLAMAGSEFVEVIGGLGAARVRSLFKEARSRAPCIVYIDEIDAVGKKRSNNMSGFTNTEEEQTLNQLLVEMDGMGTTDHVIVLASTNRADILDNALMRPGRLDRHIFIDLPTLQERKEIFEQHLKILKLSQPADVYSLRLAELTPGFSGADIANICNEAALHAAREGHKSIDTFNFEYAVERVIAGSVKKSKILSKEEQRVVAFHESGHALVGWLLEHTEAVMKVSIAPRTNAALGFAQILPKDQYLFTKEQLFERMCMALGGRASEAITFNKVTTGAQDDLRKVTRVAYAMVKQYGMVPSVGHVSFPESEVQGPLGRRPFSQGLQQKMDHEAKMLIAHAYRKTEKLLLDNRDKLAVLANALLEREVVNYEDIEALLGPPPHGPKKMIAPQSWIEAEKDKQDTGEEEPRRPQRPPRKDEEEEVNPGPA